A genome region from Streptomyces antimycoticus includes the following:
- a CDS encoding acyl carrier protein — protein MHPDDHFFHLGGDSLMGVHLIAGLKELTGQAVPSSVVFASATLGGMTREIQDWLAATEHEPEPLDHGSPVS, from the coding sequence GTGCACCCCGACGACCACTTCTTCCACCTCGGTGGCGACTCCCTGATGGGCGTGCACCTGATCGCGGGCCTCAAGGAACTCACCGGACAGGCCGTGCCCTCCTCCGTCGTCTTCGCCTCCGCGACCCTCGGCGGCATGACGCGCGAGATCCAGGACTGGCTCGCCGCCACCGAGCACGAACCGGAACCCCTCGACCACGGGAGCCCAGTGTCATGA
- a CDS encoding 3-hydroxyacyl-CoA dehydrogenase family protein translates to MSAPTLGVIGAGVIGSSVAHAAATAGYAVTLVDTDTAALDAARAAVRRHERLAALLGGRGPRPLDIRFSTDLADVAGAGFVVENTTESEPGKRELYPLLDKALAPGVTIAANTSAIPIARLAECLADPGRVVGVHFMNPVDRIDMVEVVRAPSTSDTALAAVEDLLGRMGKRSVVVNDAPGFVINRVLMPVVNLAAAVVADGVATPNQVDELFKGCLGHTSGPLRTADLIGLDTVVRTLEVLHEHYGTTEFATHPHLRRMVDEGRTGAKSGRGFYSYDGS, encoded by the coding sequence ATGAGCGCACCCACGCTGGGAGTGATCGGAGCCGGTGTCATCGGCTCCAGCGTCGCCCACGCCGCCGCGACGGCAGGCTACGCCGTCACCCTCGTCGACACCGATACCGCCGCACTGGACGCGGCCCGCGCGGCCGTCCGGCGGCACGAGCGGCTGGCCGCGCTGCTGGGCGGCCGGGGACCGCGGCCGCTGGACATCCGCTTCAGCACCGACCTGGCCGACGTGGCCGGCGCCGGATTCGTGGTGGAGAACACCACCGAATCGGAACCGGGCAAGCGCGAGCTGTACCCGTTGCTGGACAAGGCACTGGCGCCCGGTGTGACCATCGCCGCCAACACCTCCGCCATCCCCATCGCCCGGCTGGCGGAGTGCCTTGCCGACCCCGGCCGCGTGGTCGGCGTGCACTTCATGAACCCGGTCGACCGCATCGACATGGTCGAGGTCGTCCGCGCCCCGTCCACTTCGGACACCGCGCTGGCCGCGGTCGAGGACCTGCTGGGCCGCATGGGCAAGCGCTCCGTCGTGGTCAACGACGCCCCCGGCTTCGTCATCAACCGCGTGCTGATGCCGGTGGTCAACCTCGCGGCCGCCGTCGTCGCGGACGGTGTCGCCACCCCGAACCAGGTCGACGAGCTGTTCAAGGGCTGCCTCGGCCACACCTCCGGGCCGCTGCGCACCGCCGACCTGATCGGCCTCGACACGGTCGTGCGCACGCTCGAGGTCCTGCACGAGCACTACGGGACCACCGAGTTCGCCACCCACCCGCACCTGCGCCGGATGGTCGACGAGGGCCGGACCGGGGCCAAGAGCGGCCGCGGTTTCTACTCCTACGACGGGAGCTGA
- a CDS encoding acyl carrier protein → MTAQSTPTNEEIAAVVREFIARLSGHPDIEDDWPLISGGVLDSIAAVQMVDFVERTFHVEVADEDLELLNFDSVRGLAALVTRRVAA, encoded by the coding sequence ATGACTGCTCAGAGCACGCCCACGAACGAGGAAATCGCCGCCGTGGTACGGGAATTCATCGCCCGGCTCAGCGGCCACCCGGACATCGAGGACGACTGGCCGCTGATCTCCGGGGGCGTCCTGGACTCGATCGCCGCGGTCCAGATGGTCGACTTCGTCGAGCGCACCTTCCACGTCGAGGTGGCCGACGAGGACCTGGAACTGCTCAACTTCGACTCCGTGCGGGGGCTGGCCGCCCTGGTCACCCGCCGGGTGGCGGCGTGA
- a CDS encoding acyl-CoA dehydrogenase family protein, whose product MSTTVPVAVLDVLRGEQFADRATTWERAGAVPREDVECLAGHGLLGMTVGTAHHGSDLPLVDVTEAHRLVAAASPSLHSLLVVHAMVCHALRRWAVRETRDAFLPELATGRVLAAFALTETTGGADAGALTTRIDREGDTLRVTGVKRWLSFGQIADAYLVFGLTDGLDSCALVDAGSAVRVEPEPRTAGLRAARLARVTFDGATAPAARVVGRPGTGIPFVATSCLTLGRLCVAAGAAGIAQAALDLAVGHAATRSTGDRVLGDHQLVRGLLADAALATESATHYVRSAAQEVENRTPTAAVTAARAKLLASRAASSVTATASRLLGAEGQTENHPLARLAAAARVHEVIEGPTEVLQDVVATALLRDQGATGKGKQR is encoded by the coding sequence GTGAGCACCACTGTGCCGGTAGCGGTCCTCGACGTGCTGCGGGGCGAGCAGTTCGCCGACCGGGCCACGACCTGGGAACGGGCGGGCGCCGTCCCGCGCGAGGACGTCGAGTGCCTGGCCGGGCACGGACTGCTCGGCATGACCGTCGGCACCGCGCACCACGGCAGCGATCTCCCGCTGGTGGACGTGACCGAGGCGCACCGGCTGGTGGCCGCCGCCTCGCCCAGCCTGCACAGCCTGCTGGTGGTCCACGCCATGGTCTGTCACGCCCTGCGCCGCTGGGCGGTGCGGGAGACCCGCGACGCGTTCCTGCCCGAGCTGGCCACCGGCCGGGTGCTCGCCGCCTTCGCCCTCACCGAGACCACCGGCGGAGCCGACGCCGGGGCACTGACCACCAGGATCGACCGGGAGGGCGACACCCTGCGCGTCACCGGGGTCAAGCGCTGGCTGTCCTTCGGCCAGATCGCCGACGCCTACCTCGTCTTCGGCCTCACCGACGGCCTGGACAGTTGCGCGCTGGTGGACGCGGGCAGTGCGGTGCGGGTTGAGCCCGAACCCCGCACCGCGGGCCTGCGGGCCGCGCGGCTGGCCCGCGTCACCTTCGACGGGGCGACCGCCCCCGCCGCCCGTGTGGTGGGGCGACCGGGCACCGGCATCCCGTTCGTCGCGACGTCGTGCCTGACCCTGGGCCGGCTCTGCGTCGCGGCGGGTGCGGCGGGCATTGCACAGGCCGCGCTCGACCTGGCCGTCGGCCACGCGGCCACCCGCTCCACGGGGGACCGCGTGCTCGGGGACCACCAGCTGGTGCGCGGGCTGCTCGCCGACGCCGCCCTCGCCACCGAGTCCGCGACCCACTACGTGCGGTCGGCGGCGCAGGAGGTCGAGAACCGCACACCGACGGCGGCGGTGACCGCCGCCCGCGCCAAGCTGCTGGCCTCCCGGGCGGCCAGCAGCGTGACCGCCACTGCCTCGCGTCTGCTGGGCGCCGAGGGCCAGACCGAGAACCATCCGCTGGCCCGGCTGGCCGCCGCGGCCCGGGTGCACGAGGTGATCGAGGGACCCACCGAGGTGCTCCAGGACGTCGTGGCCACCGCGCTGCTGCGCGACCAGGGCGCCACGGGGAAAGGAAAGCAGCGATGA
- a CDS encoding HAD-IIIC family phosphatase — translation MTPATAENTVKCVVWDLDDTLWDGTLLEGDELHVPDANRTLVRVLDEHGILQSVASRNEPGPVEDRLRGFGLDKYFLHPQVGWSAKSASLRTLLEVLNISADSVLFIDDSEFERAEVARELPEVRCVTREKLHELVAGGRVLPRQVTADAARRRDMYQAEDRRRGHEETFQGPAEEFLSSLGMTLRVRNATEGDLDRAAELTRRTHQLNTTGITFDRDELAELVRDPGHRVIVAELDDRFGTYGTIGLAVLSTGPEWTIRLLLMSCRVMGRNVGTALIAALARTAAAHGARTVAHFRPTDRNRQMLVTYRFAGFAVVSRSEDRVVLTMPEDRIPAVPGYVRLVTEDTATVLSCPTQEVTR, via the coding sequence ATGACCCCGGCCACGGCCGAGAACACCGTCAAGTGCGTGGTCTGGGACCTGGACGACACCCTCTGGGACGGCACGCTTCTGGAGGGCGACGAACTCCACGTTCCCGACGCCAACCGCACCCTCGTGCGCGTCCTGGACGAGCACGGCATCCTCCAGTCCGTCGCCAGCCGCAACGAGCCCGGCCCCGTCGAGGACCGGCTCCGCGGCTTCGGGCTCGACAAGTACTTCCTGCATCCGCAGGTCGGCTGGTCGGCCAAGTCCGCTTCGCTGCGCACGCTGCTGGAAGTGCTCAACATCAGCGCCGACAGCGTGCTGTTCATCGACGACTCGGAGTTCGAACGTGCCGAGGTGGCCAGGGAACTGCCCGAAGTCCGCTGCGTGACGCGGGAGAAGCTGCACGAACTGGTCGCCGGCGGCCGGGTCCTGCCGCGGCAGGTGACCGCCGACGCCGCCCGCCGCCGGGATATGTACCAGGCCGAGGACCGCCGCCGCGGGCACGAGGAGACGTTCCAGGGCCCGGCCGAGGAGTTCCTGTCCTCGCTGGGCATGACGTTGCGGGTGCGCAACGCGACCGAGGGCGATCTGGACCGCGCGGCGGAGCTGACCCGGCGCACCCACCAGCTCAACACCACCGGCATCACCTTCGACCGGGACGAGCTGGCCGAGCTGGTGCGGGACCCCGGCCACCGGGTGATCGTCGCCGAACTCGACGACCGCTTCGGCACCTATGGCACCATCGGGCTGGCCGTGCTGTCCACCGGTCCCGAGTGGACGATCCGGCTGCTGCTGATGTCCTGCCGGGTCATGGGCCGCAACGTCGGCACCGCGCTCATCGCGGCGCTGGCCCGCACCGCCGCCGCGCACGGTGCCCGCACCGTCGCCCACTTCCGGCCCACCGACCGGAACCGGCAGATGCTCGTCACCTACCGATTCGCGGGATTCGCCGTCGTGTCCCGTTCCGAGGACCGCGTCGTCCTCACCATGCCGGAGGACCGGATCCCGGCCGTACCCGGTTACGTCCGCCTCGTCACCGAGGACACCGCCACTGTGCTGAGCTGCCCGACCCAGGAGGTCACCCGATGA
- a CDS encoding class I SAM-dependent methyltransferase produces MTAFTQSWTDTFSSVYANESLAKLSWFNASPGLELIKRVIDGTLKPGQRLIDLGSGPGVDAVFLSVQGLDVTGVDLSPDAVAQATRWAELAGADAEFIQGDVLDVPLPDSSADVVTDSFVFHNMRDDARSRYADEVHRLLKPGGLFLLNSFSDKMVAGTGPRRITSEEILTTFTADRFECVALYVYRNVPTRSKPDQLHWFGEFRAR; encoded by the coding sequence ATGACTGCCTTCACACAGAGCTGGACCGACACGTTTTCCTCCGTCTACGCCAACGAGTCGCTGGCCAAGCTCTCCTGGTTCAACGCCTCCCCCGGCCTGGAGCTGATCAAGCGGGTGATCGACGGCACGCTCAAACCGGGTCAGCGCCTGATCGATCTGGGCAGCGGCCCTGGCGTCGATGCCGTCTTCCTGTCCGTGCAGGGCCTGGACGTCACCGGCGTCGACCTGTCCCCGGACGCCGTCGCCCAGGCCACCCGCTGGGCCGAACTGGCTGGCGCCGACGCCGAGTTCATCCAGGGCGACGTGCTCGACGTCCCGCTGCCGGACTCCTCGGCCGACGTCGTCACCGACTCCTTCGTGTTCCACAACATGCGTGACGACGCCAGGTCACGCTACGCCGACGAGGTGCACCGCCTGCTCAAGCCCGGCGGCCTGTTCCTGCTGAACTCCTTCTCCGACAAGATGGTGGCCGGTACCGGCCCGCGCCGGATCACCAGCGAGGAGATCCTCACCACCTTCACCGCCGACCGGTTCGAGTGCGTGGCGCTGTACGTGTACCGCAACGTGCCCACCCGCTCCAAGCCGGACCAGCTGCACTGGTTCGGCGAATTCCGGGCGCGCTGA
- a CDS encoding SDR family NAD(P)-dependent oxidoreductase, with translation MRVVVTGGGRGIGRAVALGFAARGARVAVLARTGSQVESVAGEIEELRAESLAVAVDVADEAALGEAAERVVQRFGGVDVLVNAAGVFNLGPTAGFPAESARTLLETNVMGTFLACKIFGRHLLEQGHGKVVNFCSLLSYTAFPERALYAASKGGVLQLTRSLGVEWAARNVNVNAVAPGMIRIETPHPAALDEDAIVGRIPSGRRGRPDDIVGPVLFLASSAADYINGQTLVVDGGWLSYGYL, from the coding sequence ATGCGGGTCGTGGTCACCGGCGGCGGCCGGGGCATCGGGCGCGCCGTCGCCCTCGGCTTCGCGGCCCGCGGTGCGCGGGTCGCGGTGCTGGCCCGCACCGGGTCCCAGGTGGAGTCGGTGGCAGGCGAGATCGAGGAACTCCGCGCCGAGAGCCTGGCCGTGGCCGTGGATGTCGCGGACGAGGCGGCGCTGGGCGAGGCGGCCGAGCGGGTGGTCCAGAGGTTCGGCGGCGTGGACGTCCTCGTCAACGCCGCAGGCGTCTTCAATCTCGGGCCCACTGCCGGGTTTCCAGCGGAATCCGCGCGGACCCTGCTGGAAACCAATGTCATGGGCACGTTCCTGGCCTGCAAGATCTTCGGCAGGCACCTGCTCGAGCAGGGCCACGGCAAGGTCGTCAACTTCTGCTCGCTGTTGTCCTACACCGCTTTCCCGGAACGGGCGCTGTACGCCGCGAGCAAGGGCGGCGTACTCCAGCTGACCCGCAGCCTGGGGGTGGAGTGGGCGGCGCGCAACGTCAACGTCAACGCGGTCGCCCCCGGCATGATCCGCATCGAGACCCCGCATCCGGCCGCGCTCGACGAGGACGCCATCGTCGGGCGCATCCCCTCCGGCCGGCGCGGCCGGCCGGACGACATCGTCGGACCCGTCCTGTTCCTGGCCTCCTCTGCGGCCGACTACATAAACGGCCAGACCTTGGTCGTCGACGGAGGCTGGCTCAGTTATGGATACCTCTGA
- a CDS encoding TIGR00730 family Rossman fold protein yields MDTSESSLALGVFCGFSTGPSDRYVQAATELGAGLAARGHQLVYGAGGAGLMGAVARGAAEGGAPILGVIPEFLRAKEMNDHLPPQQIVLTEDLLERKRVMIDRADAFVALPGGYGTLDEVLEVVSMAALGQDVGPLVLLDVDDDWLPLLNYVERLQGRGFVRDAGILRVARTPEQALDMVAPTSAGALALAGDPQGKQAAS; encoded by the coding sequence ATGGATACCTCTGAAAGCTCCCTGGCGCTCGGAGTCTTCTGTGGCTTCTCCACGGGACCGTCGGACCGGTACGTCCAGGCCGCCACCGAGCTCGGCGCCGGCTTGGCCGCCCGCGGCCACCAGCTGGTCTACGGGGCGGGCGGGGCCGGCCTGATGGGCGCGGTGGCGCGCGGTGCCGCCGAGGGCGGTGCGCCGATCCTCGGGGTCATCCCGGAGTTCTTGCGCGCCAAGGAGATGAACGACCACCTGCCGCCGCAGCAGATAGTACTCACGGAGGACCTCCTGGAACGCAAGCGCGTCATGATCGACCGCGCGGACGCCTTCGTCGCGCTTCCGGGCGGCTACGGCACGCTCGACGAGGTGCTCGAAGTGGTGTCCATGGCCGCACTCGGGCAGGACGTCGGCCCCCTCGTGCTCTTGGACGTGGACGACGACTGGCTGCCCTTGCTCAACTACGTCGAGCGGCTGCAGGGACGGGGTTTCGTGCGCGACGCAGGCATCCTGCGCGTGGCCCGGACACCGGAGCAGGCGCTCGACATGGTGGCACCGACCTCGGCCGGTGCGCTTGCGCTGGCGGGCGATCCGCAGGGCAAGCAGGCGGCTTCATGA
- a CDS encoding peptidase inhibitor family I36 protein — translation MNHLSRGMAAAALTVPLLTAAAPAAAPAVAMPAGIDCPGGYVCTRDQLRRAVDGSVKDLPSAIRDHGSPVGKNSDRTARVYEKRNFSGRWVCVTMSGGSIHDLRGYNLNDQTRSPGINRNDCGWQVLRSAWCLPRGKRGSPRTNYVPYPERRMDRWSPGAAHPLWGDSHRKLSVRPGGARHGDGHDDVDQDSVEDFAA, via the coding sequence GTGAACCATCTCTCCCGCGGCATGGCGGCCGCCGCGCTGACCGTGCCCCTCCTGACCGCCGCGGCTCCCGCTGCCGCACCGGCGGTCGCCATGCCGGCGGGGATCGACTGCCCTGGCGGCTACGTGTGCACCCGAGATCAACTTCGGCGGGCCGTCGACGGCAGCGTGAAGGACCTGCCCTCCGCCATCCGCGATCACGGCAGCCCAGTGGGGAAGAACTCTGACCGCACGGCACGCGTCTACGAGAAGCGGAATTTCTCTGGTCGGTGGGTGTGCGTCACCATGAGCGGCGGTTCGATCCACGACCTGCGCGGCTACAACCTCAACGACCAGACCCGATCCCCGGGTATCAACCGCAACGACTGCGGCTGGCAAGTCCTCCGGTCCGCGTGGTGCCTCCCGCGCGGGAAACGCGGCTCGCCGAGGACCAACTATGTCCCGTACCCCGAGCGCCGTATGGACAGATGGAGTCCAGGTGCCGCACATCCACTTTGGGGTGACAGCCACCGGAAACTGAGCGTTCGGCCCGGAGGGGCACGTCACGGTGACGGTCATGATGATGTAGATCAGGATTCGGTCGAGGACTTCGCGGCGTAG
- a CDS encoding PP2C family protein-serine/threonine phosphatase, whose translation MAEGEREPGRDMVDRSEGFGERLLGVLLDRAHEMPPQLIAPLIAEEVAKVGGRDVSILLQDYAQLVLAPLPGRRLMVAGPEPISDSHAGTAFLTAVPVEVAHDDGSVRMYLPLLDGSDQVGVMALTLDTVDDDDRRLLRRLASLVADILVTKHTYTDQFFQARRREPMSVAAEIQWSLLPPLAMSVPQVTVAGILEPAYRIAGDSFDYALNESILHVAMIDAMGHDLGAAAMATIAIGAYRHARRADVDLTEIYAFMDRAIAAQFGPDRFVTAQMMRLDTTTGRLQWVNAGHPAPLLIRDGRVLRPLEGPTTLPVGFGGEQPRMSEHQLQRGDRLLCYTDGVIEEHVAGQEPFGEEQLIRCVDRMINQAGGVRAEVRWLSKRLLEERGGLTSDDATLFLIEWRGGDADHLAIPR comes from the coding sequence ATGGCTGAAGGTGAGCGCGAGCCCGGCAGGGACATGGTGGACCGGTCGGAGGGATTCGGCGAGCGCCTGCTGGGGGTGTTACTGGACCGGGCCCACGAGATGCCGCCGCAGCTGATCGCTCCGCTGATCGCGGAAGAGGTGGCCAAAGTCGGTGGCCGGGACGTCTCCATCCTCCTGCAGGACTACGCGCAGCTGGTGCTCGCTCCGCTGCCGGGCCGGCGACTGATGGTCGCAGGCCCCGAGCCGATCAGCGACTCCCACGCCGGAACGGCCTTCCTGACGGCGGTTCCCGTCGAGGTAGCGCACGACGACGGCAGCGTCCGGATGTACCTGCCGTTGCTGGACGGCAGCGACCAGGTCGGGGTGATGGCCCTCACTCTGGACACCGTCGACGACGATGACCGGCGGCTGCTGCGCAGGCTGGCCAGCCTGGTCGCCGACATCCTGGTCACCAAGCACACCTACACCGACCAGTTCTTCCAGGCCCGCCGCCGCGAACCGATGAGCGTGGCCGCCGAGATCCAGTGGTCCCTCCTACCCCCGCTGGCCATGTCCGTTCCGCAGGTCACGGTGGCCGGGATCCTTGAACCGGCCTACCGCATCGCCGGCGACAGCTTCGACTACGCCCTCAACGAAAGCATCCTGCACGTGGCCATGATCGACGCGATGGGCCACGACCTCGGAGCCGCCGCGATGGCCACCATCGCCATCGGCGCCTACCGCCACGCCAGACGCGCCGACGTCGACCTGACCGAGATCTACGCGTTCATGGACCGGGCGATCGCCGCGCAGTTCGGTCCCGATCGCTTCGTCACCGCGCAGATGATGCGCCTGGACACCACAACGGGCCGCCTGCAATGGGTCAACGCGGGCCACCCGGCACCACTGCTGATCCGCGACGGCCGGGTGCTCCGCCCTCTGGAGGGCCCGACCACCCTGCCGGTCGGCTTCGGCGGCGAGCAGCCCCGGATGAGCGAGCACCAGCTCCAACGCGGCGACCGGCTGCTGTGCTACACCGACGGCGTCATCGAGGAGCACGTAGCCGGACAGGAACCGTTCGGCGAGGAACAGCTCATCCGCTGCGTCGACCGCATGATCAACCAGGCCGGCGGGGTACGCGCCGAGGTGCGCTGGCTCTCCAAGAGACTGCTGGAGGAGCGGGGCGGGCTCACCAGCGACGACGCGACCCTGTTCCTGATCGAATGGCGCGGGGGTGACGCCGACCACCTCGCCATTCCGCGGTAG